The Methanoregula sp. UBA64 genomic interval GACGGCGCACCCGTTGAAGTCGGTCCCCGTGCACGTCTTGTCAAGTACAAGAACTTCGACGAGAAGGGCACCATCGGCCAGAACGTTGCCCGTGAGATGGAATACACCGACTCCTTCTACGAGATGATCGACTGCATCGACGCACTTAACCCGAAGGGTAAGGTCGTTGCAGACTACATCCCGAAGGGTGACGGTACCCTCGGCTGGGCTTCCAACGAAGCACCCCGTGGCACGGATGTCCACCTTGCAAAGGTCAAGGACTGGAAGGTCCAGTACTTCTCAATGCTTGTTCCGACAACCTGGAACTTTGCAACCTGCAGCGCAGCACTCACCGGTGCACCCTGGCAGCTCGCCGAGGTCATCATGCGCGGGTACGACCCGTGCGTCTCGTGCGCTACACACATGATCGTAGTCAATGAGGACAACAAGGTAGTCGCCCAGAAACTCATCCAGCAGTGAGCGTACACACAATCATGCTGTATCCGGAGATTGTAATCGCAGGGTGTGGAAACCCCCTGTTTGCAGACGATGGCTTTGGTCCGGCAGTCATTGAGGAGTTGCAGAAACTCACACTTCCCGACAATGTAAAAGTAGTGGATGCAGGCCTTGGCGGCCCGCACTTTATTTTTACGCTGCTCGACCCGGAAGTGACCAAAAAACTCGTGATTGTCGATATCGCTGACTACGGCGCAGAGCCGGGATCGATCACCAAGCTGCGTGTCGAGGACCTGCCCCCGGGCAGTTACCGCGATGCACACTCGTGGGATCTCGCAGAGCCGCTCCAGCGGATCAAGGACAAAATCGATATTATCGTCATCGGATGCCAGCCTGCACGTGTCACCGATCCCGAAATGGAGATCGGGCTCTCGGATGAAGTTTCAAAGGCAATTCCCAAAACGGTACGGATAGTACTGGAAACAATAGGTGTTGATTATGGGACTGCTATCAAGTGTCTTCAAGAAGAACGCCAGCGAGGCTCCGCAGAAACCTGCGGCACCTGCAAAAACAGCTGACGTAGCACAAAAAGTGGAAACAACTAACAAGGAGGTTAAGCCTGTGGTAGACAAGA includes:
- the frhD gene encoding coenzyme F420-reducing hydrogenase, FrhD protein, which encodes MLYPEIVIAGCGNPLFADDGFGPAVIEELQKLTLPDNVKVVDAGLGGPHFIFTLLDPEVTKKLVIVDIADYGAEPGSITKLRVEDLPPGSYRDAHSWDLAEPLQRIKDKIDIIVIGCQPARVTDPEMEIGLSDEVSKAIPKTVRIVLETIGVDYGTAIKCLQEERQRGSAETCGTCKNS